One Oryzomonas sagensis genomic region harbors:
- the lhgO gene encoding L-2-hydroxyglutarate oxidase — MQLDKAEILIVGAGIIGLTIARELVRAGYGDIVIIDKEPELGRHASGRNSGVLHAGIYYSPDSLKARSCLNGNFLMRAYCKEKGLPLLENGKVIVARTAEELPTLDELHSRATANGAKVEMIDEHQLAEIEPNARTVERALFSHYTAVVDPKAVLKSLKSDLEESGRVRFHLECPLTGLRGSGTARTGKGEIGFSRFVNAAGAYCDKVARLFGVAGDLRLIPFKGLYRLLRKEAPFTVNSSIYPVPDIRNPFLGVHFTRSVHGDVYLGPTAIPAFGRENYGILAGIDREGFGIALEDLTLFLANPLFRSVALSEPLKYLPSCFYRDAARLVKELSPTDVLPSAKVGIRPQLVDWETKQMIMDFLVVADGSSLHVLNPISPAFTSSMDLAQGIVAAHFRG; from the coding sequence ATGCAGCTGGACAAGGCGGAAATCCTGATCGTGGGGGCGGGGATCATCGGGCTGACCATTGCCCGGGAACTGGTCCGGGCCGGGTACGGCGACATCGTGATCATCGACAAGGAGCCGGAGTTGGGCAGGCACGCCTCGGGGCGCAACAGCGGCGTCCTCCATGCCGGGATCTACTATTCCCCCGACAGCCTCAAGGCCAGATCGTGCCTGAACGGCAACTTCCTGATGCGCGCCTACTGCAAGGAAAAGGGGCTCCCCCTGCTGGAAAACGGCAAGGTGATCGTGGCCCGCACGGCTGAGGAGTTGCCGACGCTGGACGAACTCCACAGCCGGGCCACGGCCAACGGCGCCAAGGTGGAGATGATCGACGAACACCAGCTGGCGGAGATCGAGCCCAACGCCCGGACCGTGGAGCGTGCCCTGTTCTCCCACTACACGGCGGTGGTTGACCCCAAGGCGGTGTTGAAGAGCCTTAAAAGCGACCTGGAAGAGAGCGGCCGGGTGCGCTTTCACCTGGAGTGCCCCCTGACCGGGTTGAGGGGGAGCGGCACCGCCCGGACCGGCAAGGGGGAAATCGGTTTCAGCCGCTTCGTCAACGCGGCGGGCGCTTACTGCGACAAGGTGGCCCGGCTGTTCGGCGTGGCGGGGGATCTCCGCCTCATCCCCTTCAAGGGGCTCTACCGGCTGCTGCGCAAAGAGGCCCCCTTCACGGTCAACTCCAGCATCTACCCGGTGCCGGACATCCGCAACCCCTTCCTGGGGGTCCACTTCACCCGCAGCGTCCACGGCGACGTCTACCTGGGGCCCACGGCCATCCCCGCCTTCGGCCGGGAGAACTATGGCATCCTGGCCGGGATCGACCGGGAGGGGTTCGGCATCGCCCTGGAAGACCTGACCCTGTTCCTGGCCAATCCCCTGTTCCGCAGCGTGGCCCTGAGCGAACCGCTGAAGTATCTCCCCTCCTGCTTCTACCGGGATGCGGCCCGGCTGGTGAAGGAACTCTCCCCCACGGACGTGCTCCCCTCCGCCAAGGTCGGCATCCGGCCCCAACTGGTGGACTGGGAGACCAAGCAGATGATCATGGATTTCCTGGTGGTGGCGGACGGTTCTTCGCTCCACGTCTTGAACCCCATCTCCCCGGCCTTCACCTCGTCCATGGACCTGGCGCAAGGGATCGTGGCGGCGCATTTCAGGGGGTAG
- a CDS encoding YciI-like protein has translation MHYLLFYNVSSDYLERRAEFRAEHLALAWQAQERGELVLGGALADPVDASVLLFKGESDDVAKRFASADPYVKNGLVTSWRVRPWTTVVGEDATSPVRPEA, from the coding sequence ATGCACTACCTACTGTTCTACAACGTTTCCTCCGACTACCTGGAGCGCCGGGCCGAATTCCGGGCGGAACATCTCGCCCTTGCCTGGCAGGCCCAGGAGCGGGGCGAACTCGTCCTCGGCGGGGCGCTGGCCGACCCGGTGGACGCTTCGGTCCTGCTGTTCAAAGGGGAGTCGGACGATGTGGCCAAGCGGTTCGCATCTGCCGATCCCTACGTTAAAAACGGTCTCGTCACGAGCTGGCGCGTGCGCCCCTGGACAACGGTCGTCGGCGAGGACGCGACTTCGCCGGTCAGGCCGGAGGCATAA
- a CDS encoding HigA family addiction module antitoxin encodes MDKLPNIHPGEVLKEEFLAPMGISQYRLAKEIGVPESRISAICQGKRAIGADTAVRLARFFGTTAGFWLGLQADFDTEEAERGASEELARINPWKRAA; translated from the coding sequence ATGGACAAACTGCCGAACATTCATCCGGGCGAAGTGCTGAAAGAGGAATTCCTGGCACCCATGGGCATCAGCCAGTACCGGCTGGCAAAGGAGATCGGCGTGCCCGAGTCCAGAATTTCCGCCATCTGCCAAGGCAAGCGGGCCATCGGCGCCGATACGGCCGTCCGGCTGGCCAGGTTCTTCGGCACGACCGCCGGGTTCTGGCTGGGACTGCAGGCCGATTTCGATACGGAAGAGGCGGAGCGGGGGGCATCGGAGGAACTGGCCCGGATCAATCCCTGGAAACGGGCCGCTTGA
- a CDS encoding type II toxin-antitoxin system RelE/ParE family toxin, whose product MIQSFHDNETLKIWVGEFSRKLPHDIQAVARRKLRMLNNARVIEDLRVPPNNRLEKLARDREGRWSIRINDQWRICFVWENGTASRVEICDYH is encoded by the coding sequence ATGATCCAGAGCTTCCATGACAACGAGACGTTGAAAATCTGGGTGGGCGAATTCTCCCGCAAGCTGCCCCACGACATCCAGGCGGTGGCGCGGCGCAAACTCAGGATGCTGAACAACGCAAGAGTAATCGAAGACCTCCGCGTCCCGCCCAACAACAGGTTGGAGAAACTTGCCCGCGACCGGGAAGGGCGGTGGAGCATCAGGATCAACGACCAATGGCGCATCTGCTTTGTGTGGGAAAACGGCACAGCATCCCGCGTCGAGATCTGTGACTATCATTAA
- a CDS encoding B12-binding domain-containing radical SAM protein — protein MLLIFPPVAKPCEPPAGIVQLAAALHGRGLPCRVLDANLEGLLWLLEQPAATDDTWSRRAAKGRARHLADLRGGGLYRSPDRYSRAVRDLNRLLAVAGQASGAVVGLADYQHAHLSPLRSADLLFAAQHPEQSPFYPWFSAGFEAWLDGIATVGFSLNYLSQALTTFAMIGQVRKRFPNLRVVLGGGLVTSWLRQPGWRNPFGGLVDHLIAGPGELPLLELLGSAAPDQGRVRPDYTLLPMGDYLAPGFILPYATAGGCYWNRCSFCPERAEGNRYTPLPVSEALADLHALTAHTKPVLLHLLDNALSPAFLRALAADPPGVPWYGFARFGPELADPDFCRALKRSGCVMLKLGLESGDQGVLDRLHKGIDIGEASVVLRNLHAAGIGVYLYLLFGTPAETEAEARHTLEFVVRHHEAVTFMNLALFNMPICGDEAAGYGIDPFYEGDLSLYTAFRHPNGWGRKQVRGFLDREFKRDPAVGAIMRNDPPLFTSNHAAFFVGMT, from the coding sequence ATGCTCCTCATATTCCCCCCCGTAGCCAAGCCGTGCGAACCGCCGGCCGGCATCGTCCAACTGGCGGCCGCCCTGCACGGCCGCGGCCTCCCCTGCCGAGTGCTGGACGCCAACCTGGAGGGCTTGCTCTGGCTGCTGGAACAGCCCGCCGCAACCGACGATACCTGGAGCCGCCGGGCCGCCAAGGGGCGCGCCCGCCACCTGGCCGACCTGCGGGGCGGCGGCCTGTACCGCTCCCCCGACCGCTACAGCCGGGCCGTGCGCGACCTGAACCGCCTGCTGGCCGTGGCCGGCCAGGCAAGCGGCGCGGTCGTCGGCCTGGCGGACTACCAGCACGCCCACCTCTCCCCCCTGCGGAGCGCGGACCTGCTCTTCGCCGCCCAACATCCCGAGCAGAGCCCCTTTTATCCCTGGTTCAGCGCCGGTTTCGAGGCATGGCTCGACGGCATCGCCACGGTCGGCTTTTCCCTCAACTACCTGAGCCAGGCGCTCACCACCTTTGCCATGATCGGCCAGGTGAGGAAACGCTTCCCCAACCTGCGAGTCGTCCTGGGGGGCGGCTTGGTCACCTCCTGGCTGCGCCAGCCGGGGTGGCGGAACCCCTTCGGCGGGCTGGTGGACCACCTGATAGCGGGACCGGGGGAGCTCCCCCTGCTGGAACTCCTGGGCTCCGCCGCCCCGGACCAGGGGCGCGTCAGGCCCGACTACACCCTGCTGCCCATGGGCGACTACCTCGCGCCCGGCTTCATCCTCCCCTACGCGACTGCCGGCGGCTGCTACTGGAACCGCTGTTCCTTTTGCCCGGAGCGGGCCGAGGGGAACCGCTACACGCCGCTGCCGGTATCGGAGGCCCTGGCCGACCTGCACGCGCTGACGGCCCACACCAAGCCGGTGTTGCTGCACCTGCTGGACAACGCCCTAAGCCCGGCGTTCCTGCGGGCCCTGGCCGCGGACCCGCCCGGCGTTCCCTGGTACGGCTTCGCCCGCTTCGGCCCGGAGTTGGCCGACCCGGATTTCTGCCGTGCCCTGAAGCGTTCGGGGTGCGTGATGCTCAAACTCGGGCTGGAATCGGGGGATCAGGGGGTGCTGGACCGGCTGCACAAGGGGATCGATATCGGGGAGGCGTCGGTGGTGCTGCGCAACCTGCACGCGGCGGGGATCGGGGTCTACCTGTATCTCTTGTTCGGCACCCCGGCCGAGACCGAGGCCGAGGCCAGGCACACGTTGGAGTTCGTGGTGCGCCACCACGAGGCCGTCACCTTCATGAACCTGGCCCTGTTCAACATGCCGATCTGCGGCGACGAGGCGGCCGGCTACGGCATCGACCCGTTCTACGAGGGAGACCTGTCCCTCTACACCGCGTTCCGCCATCCCAACGGCTGGGGCCGCAAACAGGTGCGGGGCTTCCTGGACAGGGAGTTCAAGCGCGACCCGGCCGTAGGGGCGATCATGAGGAACGACCCGCCCCTGTTCACCTCCAATCATGCCGCGTTTTTTGTTGGCATGACCTGA
- a CDS encoding anaerobic C4-dicarboxylate transporter, translated as MAMFWIQFVLVLGAVLIGIRRGGVALGMIGGLGVSLLVLGFRSAPSEPPIAVMLIILAVVTASATLQVAGGLDYLVQLTEKMLRAHPKYVTILAPLSTFFLTVCCGTGHAVYALLPVISDVALKTKIRPERPMAISSVASQMGITASPVAAAVTFFLGFAAKAGHPVTLIDIIMVTMPAGIIGVLAAAAWSFNRGKDLDKDPDFQARLQDPDFKKNLDADVTTLGKEISTTAKISVLLFFAGVGSIILLASCPQLLPLGMDKKPIPMTTVVQFVMLGYGAFIMFTANVKAKDIAHSSVFIAGMIAVVSIFGIAWMSDTFITANKKFLVENIGIMVKMAPWTFAIATFCISAFVKSQAATLAITLPLGLALGLPIPLLLGLMPASYAYFFFAFYPSDLAAINMDRTGTTHIGKYLLNHSFMIPGLIGVSVSTVVAYTISQVMF; from the coding sequence ATGGCAATGTTCTGGATCCAATTTGTGCTCGTACTAGGTGCCGTACTCATCGGCATCCGCAGAGGTGGCGTTGCGCTTGGTATGATCGGCGGTCTGGGCGTGTCACTGCTGGTGCTGGGTTTCCGCAGCGCCCCCTCCGAGCCCCCCATCGCCGTCATGCTGATCATCCTGGCGGTGGTTACGGCGTCTGCGACCCTGCAGGTTGCCGGCGGCCTCGATTATCTGGTGCAACTGACCGAGAAGATGCTGCGCGCCCATCCCAAATACGTGACCATCCTGGCGCCGCTCTCCACCTTCTTCCTGACGGTCTGCTGCGGCACCGGCCATGCCGTGTACGCCCTGCTCCCGGTCATCTCCGACGTGGCCCTGAAGACCAAGATCCGCCCCGAACGCCCCATGGCCATCTCCAGCGTCGCCTCCCAGATGGGCATCACCGCCAGCCCGGTTGCGGCGGCCGTGACCTTCTTCCTGGGGTTTGCCGCCAAGGCCGGACACCCGGTCACCCTGATCGACATCATCATGGTCACCATGCCGGCCGGCATCATCGGCGTCCTGGCCGCCGCCGCCTGGAGCTTCAACCGCGGCAAGGACCTGGACAAGGACCCCGACTTCCAGGCACGGCTGCAGGACCCTGACTTCAAAAAGAACCTGGACGCCGATGTCACGACCCTGGGCAAAGAGATCTCCACCACCGCGAAGATTTCGGTGCTCCTGTTCTTCGCCGGCGTCGGCTCCATCATCCTGCTGGCAAGCTGTCCCCAACTGCTCCCCCTGGGGATGGACAAAAAGCCGATTCCCATGACCACGGTGGTCCAGTTCGTCATGCTTGGCTACGGCGCCTTCATCATGTTCACCGCCAACGTCAAGGCCAAGGATATCGCCCACTCCAGCGTGTTCATCGCCGGTATGATCGCGGTCGTGTCCATCTTCGGCATCGCCTGGATGAGTGATACCTTCATCACCGCCAACAAGAAGTTTCTGGTGGAGAACATCGGCATCATGGTCAAGATGGCCCCCTGGACCTTCGCCATCGCCACCTTCTGCATCTCCGCCTTTGTGAAGAGCCAGGCCGCCACCCTCGCCATCACGCTCCCCCTGGGCCTGGCGCTCGGCCTGCCGATCCCGCTGCTCCTGGGCCTGATGCCGGCCAGCTACGCCTATTTCTTCTTCGCCTTCTACCCCAGCGACCTGGCCGCCATCAACATGGACCGCACCGGTACGACCCATATCGGCAAGTACCTGCTCAATCACAGCTTCATGATCCCCGGTTTGATCGGTGTCTCGGTATCGACCGTGGTGGCCTATACCATCTCGCAGGTCATGTTCTAG
- a CDS encoding methyl-accepting chemotaxis protein, whose translation MTGSKISFSAKILIMVLASSIGLAAVTGLIALKQYHAGYTSFLKSYRQSLFNDFDSQAKSEVETAVTLLKRLHERSLKGEITLDEAKSQGADLLRSLRYGKEGYFWADTTQGVNVVLLGGPAEGKSRINKKDAKGKYNIQEIIKAGMQPGGGFSDYFTTKKDSTVPQAKRSYSLLFEPFGWVVGTGNYVGDLEALVAKATEENRKQLMAGIYTIVTVIVALVILISFLSVFMTRRLLSSLGTEPDYLAEISGRVAEGDLTLHLEAGRGGVYESMRRMVENLRQIMERVNQNAQTVSSSSETLQNTAGQTAASSLRVVGQATAVATASEEMSATSSDIANNCHMAAESSNRASATAQQGAGIVEATIEGMGRIADKVRGTAQVVDKLGTRSDQIGEIVATIEDIADQTNLLALNAAIEAARAGEQGRGFAVVADEVRALAERTTRATREIGEMIKAIQSETKQAVAAMEEGVTEVEKGTTEAARSGQALSEILGQINEVTQQISQIATAAEEQTATTREISSNIQDISDTIQKSAQSSQEVSQASSQLSRLSVELQDVVASFKL comes from the coding sequence ATGACAGGTAGCAAAATCAGTTTTTCCGCCAAGATACTCATCATGGTGCTGGCATCCAGCATCGGCCTGGCCGCGGTCACGGGCCTGATCGCCCTGAAGCAGTACCATGCCGGCTACACCAGCTTTCTGAAGTCCTACCGCCAGTCGCTCTTCAACGATTTCGATTCCCAGGCCAAAAGCGAGGTGGAAACGGCCGTAACCCTTTTGAAACGGCTCCACGAACGGAGCCTGAAAGGGGAGATCACCCTCGATGAGGCCAAGTCCCAAGGGGCCGACCTGCTCCGGTCGCTTCGGTACGGTAAGGAGGGCTATTTCTGGGCCGACACCACCCAGGGGGTCAATGTGGTCCTGCTTGGCGGCCCTGCCGAAGGCAAGAGCCGCATCAACAAAAAGGACGCCAAGGGGAAGTACAATATCCAGGAGATTATCAAAGCCGGGATGCAGCCGGGCGGCGGCTTCAGCGACTACTTCACCACCAAGAAGGACAGCACGGTGCCCCAGGCGAAACGAAGCTATTCGCTCCTGTTCGAGCCCTTCGGCTGGGTGGTCGGGACCGGCAACTATGTGGGCGACCTGGAGGCGTTGGTCGCAAAGGCTACCGAAGAAAATCGCAAGCAATTGATGGCGGGCATCTACACCATTGTGACGGTGATCGTGGCTCTGGTTATCCTCATCTCATTTTTGTCGGTGTTCATGACCCGACGCCTGCTCAGCTCCCTGGGCACCGAGCCGGATTATCTGGCCGAGATTTCCGGGCGGGTGGCGGAGGGGGACCTGACGCTGCACCTGGAGGCCGGACGGGGCGGGGTCTACGAGTCTATGCGGCGCATGGTGGAGAACCTGCGGCAGATCATGGAGCGGGTCAACCAAAACGCCCAGACCGTTTCATCTTCGTCGGAGACGCTTCAGAACACCGCCGGGCAGACCGCCGCCAGTTCCCTGCGGGTGGTCGGTCAGGCCACCGCCGTGGCTACCGCCAGTGAAGAAATGTCCGCCACCAGCTCGGATATCGCCAACAACTGCCACATGGCGGCGGAAAGCTCCAACCGGGCCAGCGCCACCGCCCAGCAGGGGGCCGGCATCGTGGAGGCGACCATCGAGGGCATGGGGCGCATCGCCGATAAGGTCCGCGGCACGGCCCAGGTCGTGGACAAGCTGGGCACGCGCTCCGACCAGATCGGCGAGATTGTGGCGACCATCGAGGATATCGCCGACCAGACCAACCTGTTGGCCCTGAACGCGGCCATCGAGGCGGCCCGGGCCGGCGAGCAGGGGCGCGGCTTCGCCGTGGTGGCCGACGAGGTGCGGGCACTGGCCGAACGGACCACGCGGGCGACTCGGGAGATCGGAGAGATGATCAAGGCAATCCAGTCCGAGACCAAACAGGCCGTTGCCGCCATGGAGGAAGGGGTCACCGAGGTGGAAAAGGGCACCACCGAGGCCGCCCGCTCCGGGCAGGCGTTGTCCGAGATCCTTGGCCAGATCAACGAGGTGACCCAGCAGATCAGCCAGATCGCTACGGCCGCGGAGGAACAGACCGCCACCACCCGGGAAATCAGCAGTAACATCCAGGATATTTCCGATACCATCCAGAAGAGCGCCCAGAGTTCCCAGGAGGTCAGTCAGGCGTCCTCGCAGCTTTCCCGTCTGTCGGTGGAGTTGCAGGATGTGGTCGCCAGCTTCAAACTGTAG
- a CDS encoding hotdog domain-containing protein: MNESEKSGAAITPHDTRYLFVLPFSTDPVLARRFLASDRQMVGNIRFGKILETLDKVAENTTLAYVNRFYRDARVVTAAIDSVVIRNLADTNHDLVFSAQINHVGRSSMEVGIRVESLGAGWGHLATCYFTMVARSADSGEARSLALPPLTYAEEIEVKRYKKAEQRRQAYRESLAKAEEMPSLDEYLFLKKLHKEQEAEGFSGIRVGQLVLASTQRAYPEQENVPKTVFGGYLVRRAYELAALAAEMIAPGRVVPCQVNRINFNQPVFLGDQLKFIARVVYTGKTTITVQSDIERFSRDAGDKALSNSCLFTFRNVDSDLQPQPVPPIYPVTYAEDARYLNAYRQRVD, encoded by the coding sequence ATGAACGAAAGCGAAAAAAGCGGCGCAGCCATTACCCCGCACGATACGAGATACCTGTTTGTACTCCCGTTCTCCACGGACCCCGTGCTGGCCAGGCGTTTTCTGGCGAGCGACCGGCAGATGGTCGGCAATATCCGTTTCGGCAAGATTCTGGAAACCCTCGACAAGGTGGCCGAGAACACCACCTTGGCCTACGTCAACCGGTTTTACCGGGATGCCCGGGTCGTCACCGCCGCCATCGACAGCGTTGTGATCAGGAACCTGGCCGACACGAACCACGATCTGGTCTTTTCCGCCCAGATCAACCATGTGGGGCGTTCTTCCATGGAGGTGGGCATCCGGGTCGAATCCCTGGGGGCGGGGTGGGGGCATCTCGCCACGTGTTACTTCACCATGGTCGCCCGTTCGGCGGATAGCGGCGAGGCGAGGAGCCTCGCCCTGCCGCCGTTGACCTACGCCGAGGAGATCGAGGTAAAACGCTACAAGAAGGCCGAACAGCGGCGCCAGGCGTACCGGGAGAGCCTGGCGAAGGCGGAGGAGATGCCGTCCCTGGACGAGTACCTGTTCCTCAAGAAGCTGCACAAGGAACAGGAGGCGGAAGGATTCAGCGGCATACGGGTCGGGCAGCTGGTGCTCGCATCGACCCAGCGGGCGTACCCGGAGCAGGAGAACGTGCCCAAGACCGTGTTCGGCGGCTACCTCGTCCGCAGGGCCTATGAACTGGCGGCCCTGGCCGCGGAGATGATCGCTCCCGGCAGGGTGGTGCCGTGCCAGGTGAACCGGATCAATTTCAACCAGCCGGTGTTTCTGGGCGACCAGCTCAAATTCATCGCGCGGGTGGTCTACACGGGCAAGACGACGATCACCGTCCAGTCCGACATCGAGCGCTTCAGCCGGGACGCGGGCGACAAGGCCCTGTCCAACTCATGCCTGTTCACGTTCAGAAACGTGGACAGTGACCTGCAGCCCCAGCCGGTGCCCCCCATCTATCCGGTCACCTATGCCGAGGATGCACGCTATCTGAACGCCTACCGCCAGCGGGTGGATTGA
- the sixA gene encoding phosphohistidine phosphatase SixA, with the protein MILYVLRHGEAVERAAGADDEWRYLTEQGRADVRKVVERVARCGHKPRLILSSPLVRAVQTAEIAAQQACRKNRTVIAEPLQPDGDLEVLTRHILQQKDAKRVMVVGHEPLLGSLVASLLGSPTPVALKKGGCVALELGIDKGGATLKKAATFLWSIAPGKKVVKSCKKAFARKVTK; encoded by the coding sequence ATGATCTTATACGTTTTGAGACATGGGGAAGCGGTGGAGAGGGCGGCCGGGGCCGACGACGAGTGGCGTTACCTGACGGAACAGGGGAGAGCCGACGTCCGGAAGGTCGTCGAGCGGGTAGCAAGGTGTGGGCACAAACCGCGCCTGATCCTGTCGAGCCCGCTCGTGCGGGCGGTCCAGACGGCGGAGATCGCGGCCCAGCAGGCCTGCCGGAAGAACAGAACCGTCATCGCCGAACCGCTCCAGCCGGACGGCGACCTGGAGGTACTCACCCGTCACATCCTGCAACAGAAGGACGCGAAACGGGTCATGGTCGTGGGGCACGAGCCGCTGCTCGGCTCCCTGGTGGCGAGCCTGCTGGGCAGCCCTACCCCGGTCGCCCTGAAGAAAGGCGGCTGCGTGGCTCTGGAACTGGGCATCGACAAAGGGGGGGCGACGTTGAAAAAAGCCGCCACGTTCCTCTGGTCCATCGCACCCGGCAAAAAGGTCGTGAAGTCCTGCAAGAAGGCCTTTGCCCGGAAAGTCACGAAATAA
- a CDS encoding SpoIIE family protein phosphatase: MTGHDNQQLPTIDGVMRNATPVLSDVPVRQVADIFQENPDLMMIPVVGAGGFGGVISRRDLFTRHLSRPFAMELFGKKPISSLVNCAPPTVAPGCGVNEALATLLEYDPGLDTDSFPVIRGGECVGIVHVAELLMAISRSQAHLLATLETLSARIREEVEKARRIQRDLLPPAACRYAGLVLDAVLLNSSEISGDVYDYFFIDQDRLGVMVGDVSGHGIQSGMVATAAKAGLHLLLDSGVATPGKLLGGMNKAVTATASNSLMMTAVVAVIDRKAGTASLANAGHNYPFLYRSADATVAMLDGTSGFPLGFDRDSEYGEIEIDFGSGDLLALYSDGIIEASNGEGEEFGYERFAHYARHNSGESPESFRGGLLDEVRGFTGAESFEDDVTLLVVAAEQAP, translated from the coding sequence ATGACAGGCCACGACAACCAACAACTTCCCACCATCGACGGGGTTATGAGAAACGCCACGCCGGTTCTTTCCGACGTGCCGGTCAGGCAGGTGGCCGACATCTTCCAGGAAAACCCGGACCTGATGATGATACCGGTCGTGGGCGCCGGCGGGTTCGGAGGGGTCATCAGCCGGAGAGATCTCTTCACCCGCCATCTGTCCCGGCCTTTTGCCATGGAACTGTTCGGCAAAAAGCCGATCAGCTCCCTGGTGAATTGCGCGCCGCCTACCGTCGCCCCCGGATGCGGCGTGAACGAGGCGCTGGCCACGCTGCTGGAATACGACCCCGGCCTTGATACTGATTCCTTCCCGGTCATCCGCGGCGGGGAGTGCGTCGGGATCGTGCATGTCGCCGAACTCCTGATGGCCATATCCCGGTCCCAGGCCCATCTTCTTGCAACCCTTGAAACCTTGAGCGCCAGGATACGGGAGGAGGTGGAAAAGGCCCGCCGAATCCAACGGGATCTGCTGCCTCCGGCGGCCTGCCGCTACGCCGGTCTGGTGCTGGATGCGGTGCTGCTCAACTCCTCGGAGATCAGCGGCGATGTGTATGATTACTTCTTCATCGACCAGGACCGTCTGGGGGTCATGGTGGGGGATGTGAGCGGCCACGGCATCCAGTCGGGCATGGTGGCCACCGCCGCGAAGGCGGGACTGCATCTGCTTTTGGACAGTGGCGTGGCGACGCCGGGAAAGCTGCTCGGAGGGATGAACAAGGCCGTGACCGCCACGGCGTCCAACTCCCTGATGATGACCGCCGTTGTTGCCGTCATCGACCGGAAAGCGGGCACGGCATCCCTCGCCAATGCCGGCCACAATTACCCGTTCCTGTACCGGTCGGCGGACGCAACGGTTGCCATGCTGGACGGGACCTCCGGTTTCCCCCTCGGTTTCGACAGGGATAGCGAATACGGGGAGATCGAGATCGATTTCGGGAGCGGCGACCTCCTGGCCCTCTACAGCGACGGCATCATCGAGGCCAGCAACGGGGAGGGGGAGGAGTTCGGCTATGAACGCTTCGCCCACTACGCCCGGCATAACTCCGGGGAAAGCCCGGAATCCTTCCGGGGCGGGCTGCTTGACGAGGTGCGCGGTTTCACCGGCGCCGAATCCTTCGAGGACGACGTAACACTTCTGGTGGTTGCTGCGGAGCAGGCTCCATGA
- a CDS encoding ATP-binding protein — MIAGLLKKYQRETINMFSLNTHGGIICSPAPPISFSGFPQVHEWPVLSSEDKEELIGRVERVVEGDGPSHEFLRQRAALMADEMLENALYAAPRDTDGNQIYAKGERRSLVPGEEIVLRCAFDGERLFLEVSDSWGRLSPETVQGFLAINLAHDTSTDRAGRGLYFMWKFMKDFYVNFVPGLKTSVGGYLLLNPDSCEYGAI, encoded by the coding sequence ATGATCGCCGGACTTCTCAAAAAATATCAAAGAGAGACCATCAATATGTTCAGTCTGAACACCCATGGCGGGATCATCTGCTCTCCTGCCCCCCCCATCTCCTTCAGCGGGTTTCCCCAGGTGCACGAGTGGCCGGTCCTCTCCTCCGAGGACAAGGAGGAACTCATCGGCCGCGTGGAGCGCGTTGTCGAAGGCGACGGCCCCTCCCACGAGTTTTTGCGGCAGCGCGCCGCCCTGATGGCGGATGAGATGCTGGAAAACGCCCTGTACGCCGCGCCCCGGGATACGGACGGCAACCAGATCTACGCCAAAGGGGAACGACGCAGCCTCGTCCCCGGCGAGGAGATCGTGCTGCGCTGCGCCTTTGACGGCGAACGGCTTTTCCTGGAGGTCAGCGACAGTTGGGGGCGGCTTTCCCCCGAAACCGTGCAGGGATTCCTCGCCATCAACCTGGCCCACGATACCTCCACCGACCGGGCCGGCCGCGGGCTCTACTTCATGTGGAAATTCATGAAAGATTTTTACGTCAATTTTGTGCCCGGCCTGAAAACATCGGTAGGGGGCTATCTCCTGCTTAATCCCGATTCATGCGAATATGGAGCGATCTGA
- a CDS encoding STAS domain-containing protein, translated as MENFKIEIKSGSINDTVHFHGNIDSHADSHFEELNRKISKKSVVFDFSGAGRINSMGIALLLRSIKSIKTEKQAEISIQGASQINTMLFKMTGIYLLAPEAKRL; from the coding sequence ATGGAAAATTTCAAGATTGAGATCAAAAGCGGCAGCATCAACGACACGGTTCATTTTCACGGGAACATCGACAGCCACGCGGACAGCCACTTTGAAGAGCTGAACCGGAAGATATCCAAGAAGTCGGTGGTCTTCGACTTCAGCGGCGCCGGCCGCATAAATTCCATGGGCATCGCCCTGCTGCTCCGTTCCATCAAGAGCATCAAGACGGAGAAGCAGGCGGAGATCAGTATTCAAGGGGCCAGCCAGATCAATACCATGCTCTTCAAGATGACCGGTATCTATCTGCTGGCACCCGAGGCAAAACGGTTATAA